Proteins found in one Pseudomonas marvdashtae genomic segment:
- a CDS encoding LysR family transcriptional regulator: MSTPDLNLLVTLDALLSEGSVAGAARRLRLSPSAMSRALARLRQATGDPLLVRAGRGLVPTPRAQELREQVGQLLQDVQAALRPVQAPDLRRINRTFTLRTRQGFVENFAVELLAHIGGQAPGIRLRFVDKADRDSTALREGSVDLETAVVGEDTRPELRTQALFTDRLMGVVRAGHPLSRGEVNVTDYAAGQHIGVSMRGLEHGLIDKALGSMDLTRQIITTVPGFSTALGLARSSDLIASVPERYTARLRIGMHSFVLPVAVPEFTIAMLWHPRMDADPVHRWLRGCLREVCA, translated from the coding sequence ATGTCCACACCTGACCTCAACCTGCTCGTTACCCTTGACGCCTTGCTGTCCGAAGGCAGCGTGGCCGGTGCGGCCCGACGGCTGCGATTGAGCCCCTCGGCCATGAGCCGAGCGCTGGCGCGTCTACGGCAGGCGACCGGTGATCCATTGTTGGTACGGGCGGGGCGTGGGCTGGTTCCGACGCCACGGGCGCAGGAGTTGCGCGAGCAGGTCGGTCAACTGCTACAGGACGTCCAGGCGGCGCTGCGCCCGGTGCAGGCCCCGGATCTTCGACGAATCAACCGCACCTTCACGCTGCGCACCCGCCAAGGGTTCGTGGAAAACTTCGCGGTTGAGCTGCTTGCCCACATTGGTGGGCAAGCCCCTGGAATTAGGCTGCGTTTTGTCGACAAGGCGGACCGCGACAGCACGGCGCTACGCGAAGGCAGCGTGGATCTGGAGACCGCCGTGGTGGGCGAGGACACCCGCCCGGAGCTGCGCACGCAAGCGCTGTTCACCGACCGCCTGATGGGTGTGGTGCGGGCGGGGCATCCCCTGAGTCGGGGCGAGGTGAACGTTACCGACTATGCGGCGGGCCAGCACATCGGAGTTTCCATGCGTGGCCTTGAGCATGGCCTGATCGACAAGGCCCTGGGCTCGATGGATTTGACTCGCCAAATCATTACCACCGTACCGGGCTTTTCCACCGCGCTGGGCCTCGCCCGTTCAAGCGACCTGATCGCCAGCGTGCCGGAACGCTACACCGCCCGTTTGCGAATTGGCATGCACAGTTTCGTGCTGCCAGTGGCGGTGCCCGAATTCACCATTGCCATGCTTTGGCACCCGCGGATGGATGCCGACCCCGTGCACCGTTGGCTAAGGGGCTGTCTGCGGGAGGTGTGTGCGTGA
- a CDS encoding YgdI/YgdR family lipoprotein has translation MNIRFLGLPLVAVTFLALAGCSTPTVVTLQNGTQYLTEDTPNTRTADGFYEFEDISGKKVRVRADEVATIRKED, from the coding sequence ATGAACATCAGGTTTCTCGGGCTGCCCTTGGTCGCCGTGACATTCCTGGCGCTGGCCGGCTGTTCGACACCGACCGTAGTGACCTTGCAGAACGGTACCCAGTATTTGACCGAGGACACCCCCAATACCCGTACCGCCGACGGCTTCTACGAGTTCGAAGACATTTCGGGCAAGAAAGTCCGGGTGCGCGCCGATGAGGTGGCGACGATACGCAAGGAAGACTGA
- a CDS encoding MFS transporter: MKPADTEQRVLSDAFRHQGVSTRWALASLALSTLLAALGASVATVALPVLAQAFDASFAQVQWVVLAYLLAITTLIVSMGRLGDLMGRRTLLLMGIALFTLASALCGLAPSLWLLIAARALQGLGAAIMMTLTMALLGETVEKSKTGAAMGLLATLSAVGTALGPSVGGLLISGFGWHAVFLINVPLGLLTLLLAWRSLPAGPTATKAGHVRFDGLGTLLLATTLGAYALAMTLGRGSFGGLNAGLLLTAILSGGLFVRVQRRLGSPLIPLAMLGDRLLVSGLATNALVATVMMATLLVGPFYLSITLGLPSAIVGLVLAAGPCVAALSGVPAGRLADRFGARPMRLAGLATMVLGTSLLSLLSPALGIGGYVAAIVVTTLGYAMFQTANNTAVMAPVADNQRGVVSGLLNLSRNLGFFTGASVLGAVFAATLPTNGISTASPDDVANGLHMTFGVALALTALGWLIAFKHRVPEPSQAYQESTGER, encoded by the coding sequence ATGAAGCCAGCCGATACAGAGCAACGCGTGCTATCGGACGCATTTCGCCATCAGGGTGTTTCTACACGCTGGGCCCTGGCCAGCCTGGCACTTTCCACACTGCTCGCCGCCTTGGGCGCCAGCGTAGCCACCGTGGCCTTGCCGGTGCTGGCCCAGGCATTCGATGCATCTTTCGCGCAGGTGCAATGGGTGGTGCTGGCTTACCTGCTGGCGATCACAACGCTGATCGTCAGCATGGGACGCCTGGGAGACCTGATGGGCCGCCGCACGCTTTTGCTGATGGGCATTGCGTTGTTTACGCTAGCGTCAGCCCTGTGTGGCTTGGCGCCCTCGTTGTGGTTGCTGATTGCCGCCCGGGCGCTGCAAGGCCTGGGGGCGGCCATCATGATGACCCTGACGATGGCGCTGCTTGGCGAAACGGTCGAGAAGTCCAAGACCGGTGCCGCGATGGGACTGCTGGCCACGCTATCGGCGGTGGGCACCGCCCTGGGCCCGTCGGTAGGTGGCCTGTTGATCAGCGGGTTCGGTTGGCATGCGGTGTTCCTGATCAACGTGCCACTCGGGCTGCTGACGCTGCTGCTGGCTTGGCGATCCCTTCCGGCCGGACCCACGGCAACAAAGGCCGGGCATGTGCGCTTCGATGGCCTGGGCACATTGCTCCTGGCAACGACGCTGGGCGCTTATGCCTTGGCGATGACGCTTGGGCGCGGGAGCTTTGGTGGGTTGAATGCCGGATTGCTGCTGACGGCAATCCTCAGCGGTGGGCTATTCGTCCGGGTGCAGCGTCGGCTGGGGTCGCCACTGATCCCCTTGGCGATGCTTGGCGACCGTTTGCTGGTGTCGGGCCTGGCGACGAATGCGCTGGTCGCAACGGTGATGATGGCGACCTTGCTCGTCGGGCCGTTCTATTTGTCCATCACGCTCGGCCTGCCTTCGGCCATCGTCGGGCTGGTATTGGCAGCGGGACCGTGCGTCGCGGCCCTTTCCGGGGTTCCCGCCGGGCGCCTGGCTGACCGATTCGGTGCGCGCCCCATGCGGCTGGCCGGGTTGGCGACAATGGTCCTTGGCACCTCGCTGTTGTCATTGCTCTCCCCGGCGCTTGGCATCGGTGGCTATGTCGCTGCGATCGTGGTGACGACCCTTGGCTACGCGATGTTCCAGACGGCCAACAATACGGCGGTGATGGCACCCGTCGCCGATAACCAGCGCGGCGTCGTCTCGGGTCTGCTGAACTTGTCCCGCAACCTCGGCTTTTTTACCGGTGCCTCGGTGCTCGGCGCGGTTTTCGCGGCCACGCTTCCGACCAACGGTATCTCTACAGCCAGCCCCGACGACGTTGCAAACGGCTTGCACATGACCTTCGGCGTAGCGCTGGCATTGACGGCCCTGGGATGGCTTATCGCGTTTAAACACCGCGTCCCAGAGCCATCGCAGGCCTATCAGGAAAGCACAGGCGAACGATGA
- a CDS encoding UvrD-helicase domain-containing protein, giving the protein MSQHSPDLPPELLPLAQMPWLKRLAARFFGHGLTRLRAQHRASWLHGQADGFRSGHAAGFDYGFGEGKAEGLEEGRQVLLIRDSRSTEHPPPKVDDLLFDDWRLPVTAELKKRVKADVARRLPTDEQPSSAQWKMIFSDTPTTSVIAGAGAGKSTTLVLRVVLLSQYLGFELDSMTVVTFTRESRKDFIEKLVAVFALWGRTISLKEARDLVRTFHSRLLPMVRSLPGFERLQAFETLSHRTGADDDDTQGNPFDLRINDAQRQQLNACYHKLYQRDERFRELIKPLSLHALQLKALERDHPDVQKRVAVTELAAQRDEALCDAIEDLWFRAGAWPIKGIEPKRQVFEINGSRFYCHGYSQSLDAWVMLGFDPRENSQLSRPGAKLSLRAEWAVKRTLFQAFSRKPLIWLDSYEDSKRVMTSLAGNASSGPGFDYRVKGELSSAPLLDCFVSAAGFIENLGLDVPDAVGKMCFAQDDPDRYFFEALSRFWRAFEDHLLDQSPPVMTYNRMFALFSEHSPENFKLLDDTLLRPLSHLMIDEFQDVSPQIVSWIRASLDEVRRRGPAMHVGRGAQRSSLLCVGDDWQSIYGWRGSSPSFFMGFDKQFPSPATTRVMLTENYRSHQYIIDAAEHIVRSAQSIPGKKAKASGKPRVPNPVTVLDRDDEGLARRLEEHYRNGDSILMLYRKSSDKSLMEKNISQIVNVDSSLPYPQRRLRQMTYHSAKGLQADAVFLLGDCQHLTRSPYKNQVYRMAGLGQKGDIEPYDTAQKDEVLRLAYVGITRAIQHCYWYVDSQEGQAVNAPKASDRIGAGKPFFLDHRRARG; this is encoded by the coding sequence GTGTCGCAACACAGCCCCGATCTTCCTCCCGAACTTTTGCCCCTGGCTCAGATGCCCTGGTTAAAACGCCTGGCCGCGCGATTTTTCGGCCACGGCCTGACCCGTCTGCGCGCCCAGCATCGCGCATCCTGGCTGCACGGCCAGGCTGATGGTTTTCGCAGCGGTCATGCCGCCGGATTCGACTACGGTTTCGGCGAAGGCAAAGCCGAAGGACTGGAGGAGGGCCGTCAGGTCCTGTTGATCCGTGACTCACGAAGTACCGAGCACCCGCCTCCCAAGGTCGATGATCTGTTATTCGACGATTGGCGCCTGCCCGTCACCGCTGAGCTGAAGAAGCGCGTCAAGGCCGACGTTGCGCGACGTTTACCGACGGATGAGCAGCCCAGCAGTGCGCAATGGAAAATGATTTTCAGCGACACGCCCACGACTTCGGTCATAGCCGGCGCGGGTGCGGGCAAGTCCACGACGTTGGTGCTGCGGGTTGTGCTGCTCTCCCAGTACTTGGGTTTCGAGCTGGATTCGATGACCGTGGTGACGTTTACCCGGGAGTCGCGCAAGGACTTCATCGAAAAACTGGTCGCGGTGTTTGCGCTTTGGGGGCGCACCATCAGCCTCAAGGAGGCGCGCGACCTAGTGCGCACCTTCCATTCCCGTCTCCTGCCCATGGTCCGTAGCCTGCCGGGGTTTGAGCGGCTGCAGGCGTTCGAGACGCTGAGCCACCGCACCGGGGCGGATGACGACGACACCCAGGGCAATCCGTTCGATTTACGTATCAACGATGCCCAGCGCCAGCAACTCAATGCCTGTTATCACAAACTCTACCAGCGCGACGAGCGCTTCCGCGAGCTGATCAAGCCGCTTTCCCTCCACGCGCTGCAACTCAAGGCGCTGGAACGTGACCACCCGGATGTGCAAAAGCGTGTGGCAGTGACTGAGTTGGCGGCTCAGCGCGATGAAGCGTTGTGCGATGCGATTGAAGACCTATGGTTTCGCGCGGGTGCCTGGCCGATCAAGGGCATTGAGCCCAAGCGCCAGGTGTTCGAGATCAACGGATCACGGTTCTATTGCCATGGCTATAGTCAGTCGCTCGATGCATGGGTGATGTTGGGATTCGATCCCCGTGAAAATTCCCAACTGAGCCGACCCGGTGCCAAGCTGAGCCTGCGCGCCGAATGGGCTGTAAAGCGAACCTTGTTTCAAGCTTTTTCGCGTAAACCATTGATTTGGTTAGACAGCTATGAAGATTCCAAACGCGTCATGACCTCGCTGGCGGGGAACGCCAGCTCGGGGCCCGGGTTCGATTACCGGGTCAAGGGTGAATTGAGTTCAGCACCGTTGCTGGATTGTTTCGTCTCGGCGGCAGGCTTTATCGAAAACCTCGGCCTGGACGTCCCGGATGCGGTTGGCAAAATGTGTTTCGCCCAAGACGATCCCGATCGGTATTTTTTTGAAGCCTTGAGTCGATTCTGGCGGGCGTTTGAAGACCATTTGCTCGACCAGTCGCCACCAGTGATGACTTACAACAGAATGTTTGCGCTGTTCAGCGAGCATTCGCCAGAAAACTTCAAGCTGCTCGACGACACATTACTGAGGCCGCTTTCGCATCTGATGATCGACGAGTTCCAGGACGTTTCTCCACAAATCGTCTCTTGGATACGGGCGAGTCTGGACGAGGTGCGCAGGCGCGGACCCGCCATGCACGTGGGGCGCGGTGCGCAACGTTCATCCTTGCTGTGCGTGGGCGATGACTGGCAGTCAATCTACGGTTGGCGCGGCAGTTCGCCGAGTTTCTTCATGGGCTTCGACAAGCAGTTCCCGTCACCGGCCACAACTCGGGTGATGCTCACTGAAAACTACCGTAGCCACCAATACATCATTGATGCGGCCGAGCACATCGTTCGCTCGGCGCAATCCATCCCCGGTAAAAAAGCCAAGGCAAGCGGCAAGCCCCGTGTACCCAATCCGGTCACGGTGCTGGACCGGGACGACGAAGGGTTGGCGCGGCGACTCGAAGAACATTACCGCAACGGTGATTCGATCTTGATGTTGTATCGAAAAAGCAGCGATAAATCCTTGATGGAAAAGAACATTAGCCAAATAGTTAATGTGGATTCTAGCCTGCCGTACCCGCAGCGGCGGCTCAGGCAGATGACCTATCACAGCGCCAAAGGTCTTCAAGCCGATGCGGTGTTCCTCTTAGGGGATTGCCAGCACCTCACCCGTTCGCCCTACAAGAATCAGGTTTACCGGATGGCCGGGTTGGGCCAAAAAGGTGACATCGAACCGTACGACACGGCGCAGAAAGATGAGGTCCTGCGCCTGGCCTATGTGGGCATCACCCGTGCGATCCAGCATTGCTACTGGTATGTCGACTCCCAGGAAGGCCAGGCGGTCAATGCACCGAAGGCTTCGGACCGGATCGGCGCGGGCAAGCCGTTCTTCCTCGACCATCGCCGTGCCCGAGGTTGA
- the pgm gene encoding phosphoglucomutase (alpha-D-glucose-1,6-bisphosphate-dependent): MTVSPFAGKPAPAELLIDIPRLVTAYYTGRPDASVSTQRVAFGTSGHRGSSFDLGFNEWHVLAISQAICLYREAQGINGPLFVGIDTHALSTPAGASALEVLAANGVTVMIAEGDEYTPTPAISHAILCYNRGRTTGLADGIVITPSHNPPQSGGYKYNPTNGGPADTHITKWIEAKANELLANQLAGVKRISYEQALKAETTHRHDFLNTYVADLVNVIDFDAIRGAGLRLGVDPLGGAGVCYWPAIAEHYRLDLEVVNTHVDSTFRFMTVDWDGQIRMDPSSSHAMQGLIGLKERFDVAFACDPDHDRHGIVTPSGGLLAPNNYLAVSIDYLFQNRPQWRADAAIGKTVVSSGLIDRVAKRLGRRLYEVPVGFKWFADGLFDGSLGFGGEESAGASFLRKDGGVWSTDKDGLIPALLAAEMTARTGRDPSQAYRALTDELGEPFSVRVDAKASPQQKALLSKLSPDQVQSTELAGEAIQSILSHAPGNDQAIGGLKVMTENGWFAARPSGTEDIYKIYAESFIGDEHLKQLVVEAQALVDGAISGR, encoded by the coding sequence ATGACAGTCAGTCCATTTGCGGGCAAGCCGGCACCGGCAGAGTTGTTGATCGATATCCCGCGACTGGTGACGGCCTATTACACTGGCCGGCCCGATGCTTCGGTTTCGACCCAACGCGTGGCTTTTGGCACTTCGGGCCACCGGGGAAGCTCCTTCGACCTGGGCTTCAATGAATGGCACGTATTGGCCATCAGCCAGGCGATCTGCCTGTACCGTGAAGCCCAGGGCATCAATGGGCCGTTGTTCGTCGGTATCGACACCCATGCGTTGTCGACCCCGGCGGGCGCCAGCGCGTTGGAAGTGCTGGCCGCCAACGGCGTGACCGTCATGATCGCCGAAGGAGACGAGTACACGCCCACGCCGGCGATTTCCCACGCCATCCTTTGCTACAACCGTGGCCGTACCACCGGCCTGGCTGACGGCATCGTCATCACACCGTCCCACAATCCGCCGCAGAGTGGTGGCTATAAATACAACCCCACCAATGGCGGTCCGGCAGATACCCACATCACCAAATGGATCGAAGCCAAGGCCAATGAGCTGCTGGCCAATCAGCTGGCTGGCGTCAAGCGCATCAGCTATGAACAGGCGCTCAAGGCCGAGACCACCCACCGCCACGATTTCCTCAATACCTACGTGGCTGACCTGGTCAACGTCATCGATTTCGATGCCATCCGTGGTGCCGGGTTGCGCCTGGGCGTCGACCCGCTGGGCGGCGCGGGCGTATGCTACTGGCCAGCCATTGCCGAGCACTACCGGCTGGATCTTGAAGTGGTCAACACCCATGTGGATTCGACCTTCCGCTTCATGACGGTCGACTGGGATGGGCAAATCCGCATGGACCCTTCTTCGAGTCACGCCATGCAAGGCCTGATTGGCCTTAAAGAACGCTTCGACGTGGCTTTTGCCTGCGATCCGGATCACGACCGCCACGGTATCGTGACGCCGAGTGGTGGCCTGCTTGCCCCGAACAACTACCTGGCGGTGTCCATCGATTACCTGTTCCAGAATCGTCCGCAATGGCGGGCCGATGCCGCCATCGGCAAGACCGTGGTCAGCAGCGGCCTGATCGATCGCGTGGCCAAGCGCCTGGGGCGACGCCTCTATGAGGTGCCGGTGGGCTTCAAGTGGTTTGCCGACGGTCTGTTCGATGGCTCCCTGGGTTTTGGTGGCGAGGAAAGTGCTGGTGCTTCGTTCCTGCGCAAGGACGGCGGCGTCTGGAGTACTGACAAGGACGGCCTGATCCCGGCGCTGCTGGCTGCTGAAATGACCGCTCGTACCGGTCGTGACCCAAGCCAGGCCTACCGTGCCCTGACGGATGAGCTGGGCGAACCGTTCTCGGTGCGCGTCGACGCCAAGGCCAGCCCGCAACAGAAAGCACTGCTGAGCAAGCTGTCGCCGGATCAGGTCCAATCCACCGAGCTGGCCGGGGAGGCGATCCAGAGCATCCTCAGCCATGCGCCAGGCAACGACCAGGCCATCGGCGGCTTGAAGGTCATGACCGAAAACGGCTGGTTCGCGGCGCGTCCATCCGGTACCGAAGACATCTACAAGATCTACGCCGAAAGCTTCATCGGCGACGAGCACCTGAAACAATTGGTGGTCGAGGCCCAGGCACTGGTGGACGGGGCTATTTCCGGACGGTAA
- a CDS encoding DUF1652 domain-containing protein gives MNKGSFSKVTFPNACQLMRWHFHPMGFEASMDAPGSMVARLFDRASGETMIAIAGIPCATVMNAPDVERIIEAVEAELEAFVPPVGLQRFAS, from the coding sequence ATGAATAAAGGATCTTTCAGCAAGGTGACGTTCCCCAATGCCTGCCAATTGATGCGCTGGCATTTCCATCCTATGGGCTTCGAAGCCAGCATGGACGCGCCAGGCAGCATGGTTGCCCGGTTGTTCGACCGCGCCAGCGGCGAAACCATGATCGCGATTGCAGGCATTCCCTGCGCAACCGTAATGAACGCTCCCGACGTCGAGCGAATCATCGAAGCGGTGGAAGCCGAGCTTGAAGCCTTCGTGCCGCCAGTTGGCTTGCAACGATTCGCCTCCTGA
- a CDS encoding PLP-dependent aminotransferase family protein, producing MKGGRETDFAYQAVYRYLTSLINELGTDARVRLPSLRQLSERLNVSISTIQYAYSLLEKEGRVYSIAKSGYYALPVPCVATLGGSDDLLETLYVNARRPGMLALSDDEPASLQPLDSPLLLLERELLRQYPRASQLPSQPWGEQELRMALAARYTSSPARCWNADDVYIGADLRGVLEILIAVLALKGATVLIESPCDWTILRLLQAADVQVIELSLQEGGEIDVDQLARLLASETVRLVVLSSVLSMPMGTQASEGNRHAVARLLDSYGTWVLENDSYTDLIFEPGGTPYRDLLDPDRLIVYSTFEKTIGAEAPYGYLLSRQLTLSLQRHFLLRAFRLSPIRQKAIARLYSNGRIDQHLQVLRRLLRESAVSTTQWIGERLGDCLQWVEPEGGATIWVRSSRQADLRRVFQRLLAQRIVIAPGELFSIQGLYDQHLRLAHVVSGTEDPDAAFCALADALRAEQS from the coding sequence ATGAAGGGTGGCCGTGAAACCGATTTTGCTTACCAGGCGGTCTATCGATACCTGACGAGCCTGATCAATGAGTTGGGCACCGACGCCCGGGTGCGCCTGCCGTCGTTGCGGCAATTATCCGAGCGCTTGAACGTATCCATTTCGACCATCCAGTACGCTTATTCCTTGCTGGAGAAAGAAGGGCGTGTGTATTCGATCGCCAAGTCCGGTTATTACGCGTTGCCGGTGCCCTGCGTTGCTACACTCGGCGGTAGCGACGATTTGCTTGAGACCTTGTATGTCAATGCACGCCGGCCAGGCATGCTGGCGCTGAGCGACGACGAACCGGCGTCCTTGCAGCCGCTGGACAGTCCGCTCCTGTTGCTTGAGCGCGAGTTGCTACGCCAGTATCCACGCGCTTCGCAGCTGCCTTCGCAGCCTTGGGGCGAGCAGGAGCTGCGCATGGCGCTGGCGGCGCGCTACACCTCGTCGCCGGCTAGATGCTGGAATGCCGACGACGTGTATATCGGGGCCGACCTGAGAGGGGTCCTGGAAATCCTGATTGCCGTGCTGGCCCTCAAGGGCGCAACGGTGTTGATCGAATCGCCCTGCGACTGGACGATCCTGCGCTTGTTGCAAGCGGCCGACGTCCAGGTCATCGAACTGTCGTTGCAGGAAGGGGGCGAAATCGATGTTGATCAACTGGCCCGTTTACTGGCGAGCGAAACGGTAAGGTTGGTGGTGCTGTCCTCGGTCCTGAGCATGCCCATGGGTACGCAGGCAAGTGAAGGCAATCGCCACGCGGTGGCGCGGCTGTTGGATTCGTACGGCACATGGGTGCTGGAAAACGACAGCTATACCGACCTGATATTCGAGCCAGGAGGAACGCCTTACCGAGACTTGCTTGACCCGGATCGGCTGATTGTCTACTCCACTTTCGAAAAAACCATCGGTGCCGAAGCGCCCTACGGTTATCTGCTGTCGCGGCAATTGACGCTGTCGCTGCAGCGGCATTTTCTGTTGCGCGCGTTTCGTCTGTCGCCAATTCGCCAGAAGGCGATTGCTCGCCTGTACAGCAATGGTCGGATCGACCAGCACTTGCAGGTGCTGCGGCGCTTGCTGCGTGAAAGTGCCGTTTCGACGACGCAGTGGATAGGCGAGCGGCTAGGGGACTGCCTGCAATGGGTGGAGCCTGAAGGTGGCGCGACGATCTGGGTGCGGTCATCGCGCCAAGCTGATCTGCGGCGCGTTTTCCAGCGCCTTCTTGCCCAGCGAATCGTTATCGCGCCGGGGGAGTTGTTCAGCATACAGGGACTATACGATCAGCATTTGCGTTTGGCTCACGTGGTCAGCGGGACCGAGGATCCAGACGCAGCCTTCTGCGCGTTGGCCGATGCGTTGAGGGCCGAACAATCATGA
- a CDS encoding VRR-NUC domain-containing protein, whose amino-acid sequence MTANPLDDPFYYLNNFQRVLAWLTQRYADVLGSEELRFIEDFSALPRSSQGLLVRLVMRKGLHFRRNKLHYGEIGEIDLAVAPLLALGWVEEHADLTLVELFDVLLKQEVLLCLGHLIEHPKAKKTQWLQALSDHCSQPQPFRDWCPQLEDRLFSVTVMALCDRLRLMFFGNLYQDWSEFVLADLGIFTYETVEFSVESRGLRSRQDINACFFLHQCQQAFEAGEPLESIVTQVDSLVLDNPWLERRRGKLLFQIGQHGERIGDFALALRIYRDCTYPGARLRMIRVLERIGEYALALELGEAAAQSPQNGAEHQAVLRIVPRLRRKLGGPPVPRAMARAVERLDLHLPRVDPALSVEYCVQAHLHDEAAPVHYVENSLVNSLFGLLCWPAIFAPLPGAFFHPFQRGPVDLLHEDFHDRRAELFAACFAELEDGRYRHTIRRRYAEKSGVQSPFVFWGALSEELLDQALDCLPAEHLRHWFNRLLLDIKANRAGMPDLIQFWPQHKTYRMIEVKGPGDRLQDNQLRWLDFCHEHRMPVAVCYVQWAEQGA is encoded by the coding sequence GTGACAGCCAACCCCCTCGACGATCCCTTTTACTATCTGAACAACTTCCAGCGAGTACTCGCATGGCTGACGCAACGTTACGCCGATGTGCTCGGCAGCGAAGAACTGCGCTTCATCGAGGATTTCTCGGCATTGCCGCGCTCGTCCCAGGGGTTGTTGGTACGGTTGGTGATGCGCAAGGGGCTGCACTTTCGCCGCAACAAACTGCACTACGGCGAAATCGGCGAAATCGACCTCGCCGTGGCGCCGTTGTTGGCGCTGGGCTGGGTCGAGGAGCACGCCGATCTTACTCTGGTCGAGCTGTTTGACGTGTTGCTCAAGCAGGAAGTCCTCCTTTGCCTGGGTCATTTGATCGAGCACCCCAAGGCGAAGAAGACCCAATGGCTGCAAGCATTGAGCGATCATTGCAGCCAACCCCAGCCGTTTCGCGATTGGTGCCCTCAGCTCGAGGATCGACTGTTCAGCGTCACGGTCATGGCGCTATGCGACCGCTTGCGACTGATGTTTTTCGGTAATCTTTACCAGGACTGGTCGGAGTTCGTGCTGGCGGACCTGGGCATCTTTACTTATGAAACGGTCGAGTTCAGCGTCGAATCGCGGGGATTGCGCAGCCGACAGGACATCAATGCGTGTTTTTTCCTGCATCAATGCCAGCAAGCTTTCGAGGCTGGCGAGCCGCTCGAATCGATCGTCACCCAGGTCGACAGCCTGGTTCTGGACAACCCTTGGCTGGAGCGCCGCCGGGGCAAATTGTTGTTCCAGATCGGCCAGCACGGCGAGCGTATCGGCGATTTTGCCTTGGCCCTGCGCATTTATCGCGATTGCACGTACCCCGGCGCGCGGCTGCGGATGATCCGCGTGCTGGAGCGGATCGGCGAATATGCGTTGGCCCTCGAGCTGGGCGAAGCGGCAGCCCAGTCGCCGCAAAATGGCGCCGAACATCAGGCCGTGCTGAGGATAGTGCCTCGATTGCGACGCAAACTGGGTGGGCCACCGGTGCCACGGGCGATGGCTCGGGCGGTGGAGCGGCTGGACCTGCATTTGCCCCGCGTCGACCCGGCCCTGTCGGTGGAGTATTGCGTCCAGGCGCATCTGCATGATGAGGCCGCGCCGGTACATTACGTCGAGAACAGTCTGGTCAACTCGCTGTTCGGCCTGTTGTGCTGGCCGGCGATCTTCGCGCCGCTGCCGGGCGCCTTTTTCCACCCGTTCCAGCGCGGCCCGGTGGACCTGCTCCATGAAGATTTCCATGACCGCCGCGCCGAGCTGTTCGCGGCGTGTTTCGCCGAGCTGGAGGACGGTCGCTATCGGCACACCATCCGCCGCCGCTACGCAGAAAAATCGGGCGTGCAATCGCCTTTCGTATTCTGGGGCGCGCTGTCCGAGGAACTGCTGGACCAAGCGCTCGATTGCTTGCCGGCTGAACACCTCAGGCACTGGTTCAACCGCCTGCTGTTGGATATCAAGGCCAACCGCGCCGGCATGCCCGACCTGATCCAGTTCTGGCCGCAGCACAAGACCTACCGCATGATTGAAGTCAAAGGCCCGGGTGATCGCCTGCAGGACAACCAATTGCGCTGGTTGGACTTCTGCCATGAGCACCGGATGCCCGTTGCAGTCTGTTACGTGCAATGGGCGGAGCAGGGCGCATGA